Proteins found in one Brachypodium distachyon strain Bd21 chromosome 5, Brachypodium_distachyon_v3.0, whole genome shotgun sequence genomic segment:
- the LOC100825182 gene encoding uncharacterized protein LOC100825182: protein MAASTSSAGEAVTMRLANGKTISWPATVAGKIEEGLYKVWLLERAAEATDGDLNLLEKQVAAMTAEVGFELQLDDYCYDLEHMRMACQEFRFRSFSEAEERSLGQIRDLASSAIEDYKTRVGPVPAYDNPISLFSDTIPLELPESLAMAIALPSASHHKPAG from the exons ATGGCAGCATCGACGTCcagcgccggcgaggccgTCACCATG AGGCTTGCGAACGGGAAGACGATCAGCTGGCCGGCGACGGTGGCCGGGAAGATCGAGGAAGGGCTGTACAAGGTGTGGTTGTTGGAAcgcgcggcggaggccacGGACGGCGACCTGAATTTGCTGGAGAAACAGGTGGCGGCCATGACGGCGGAGGTGGGATTTGAGCTGCAACTCGACGATTACTGCTACGACCTCGAGCACATGCGCATGGCGTGCCAGGAGTTCCGCTTCCGCTCGTTCTCCGAGGCGGAGGAACGGTCCCTCGGCCAGATCCGCGACCTTGCCTCTTCCGCCATAGAAGACTACAAAACCCGCGTCGGCCCCGTCCCTGCCTACGACAATCCCATCAGCCTGTTCAGCGACACCATCCCCTTAGAGCTCCCTGAATCTTTGGCCATGGCGATAGCACTTCCTTCAGCTTCTCACCACAA